One genomic segment of Esox lucius isolate fEsoLuc1 chromosome 15, fEsoLuc1.pri, whole genome shotgun sequence includes these proteins:
- the mpp5a gene encoding MAGUK p55 subfamily member 5-A — translation MQRSALLVLPPDSHLQTDTHGGGPGVRMMTTHMNGHLTESDGGGGESNMEEPQQWTRERAVDCPGDLGARTLPVRRSAQLERIRQHQEDLRRRREEDGRNRQELDLNASIRLKKLSQNPKVGIDNPTFDPIEGPGGPLGLSPNLGAPTLLELEDLLMSLKQMQHCLSDAQSQEDVELVLQLVQKTDFQKAFNIHNAVAQHMNRPSPPFPHTDHAQSLAQEVQFMVQSSQLKEGLELNSLLSSPHVQAVLLAHDGVAEQEMQLEPLTPDGPSETLTQWGGETVKIVRIEKARDIPLGATVRNDMDSVIISRIVKGGAAERSGLLHEGDEILEINGVEIRGKDVNEVFDILADMHGNLTFVLIPSPQTKPPPVKETVVHVKAHFDYDPSDDPYVPCRELGLSFQKGDILHIISQDDPNWWQAYRDGDEDNQPLAGLVPGKSFQQQREAMKQTIEEDKEPEKSGKLWCAKKNKKKRKKLLFNGKQNDDYDNEEILTYEEMALYHQPANRKRPIALIGPPNCGQNELRQRLLSSEPDRFGGAVPHTTRNRRDVEVNGRDYHFVSRQAFDMDAAAGKFIESGEFEKNLYGTSTDSVRQLINTGKICLLCLHTQSLKTLRSSDLKPYIIFIAPPSQERLRALLAKESKNPKPEELRDIIEKAREMEQNFGHLFDAAIVNTDQDKAYQELLRLINKLDTEPQWVPSSWLR, via the exons TCCAACATGGAGGAGCCACAGCAGTGGACCAGGGAGAGGGCGGTGGACTGTCCAGGGGACCTGGGCGCCCGCACCCTGCCGGTTCGCCGCTCCGCCCAGCTAGAGAGGATCCGTCAGCACCAGGAGGACCTGAGGAGGCGCAGGGAGGAGGACGGCAGGAATAGACAGGAGCTGGATCTGAACGCCTCCATACGACTCAAAAAGCTCTCTCAGAACCCCAAGGTGGGCATCGATAACCCCACCTTTGATCCAATCGAAGGCCCAGGAGGGCCCCTGGGGCTGTCGCCCAACCTCGGGGCCCCAACTCTACTGG AGTTGGAGGACCTTCTGATGTCCTTGAAGCAGATGCAGCACTGCCTGTCTGACGCCCAGAGCCAGGAGGATGTGGAGCTAGTCCTACAGCTGGTTCAGAAGACTGACTTCCAGAAGGCCTTCAACATCCACAACGCCGTGGCCCAGCACATGAACAGGCCCAGCCCGCCCTTCCCCCACACGGACCACGCTCAGAGCCTGGCCCAAGAG GTCCAGTTCATGGTTCAGAGCAGCCAACTCAAAGAGGGCCTGGAGCTGAACAGCCTGCTCTCTTCACCACATGTTCAG gCCGTGCTGCTGGCCCATGACGGTGTAGCGGAGCAGGAAATGCAGCTGGAGCCCCTGACCCCAGACGGCCCGTCTGAGACCCTCACCCAGTGGGGAGGGGAAACCGTCAAGATAGTTCGCATTGAGAAGGCCAGGGACATCCCACTG GGTGCAACCGTGCGCAACGACATGGACAGCGTGATCATAAGCCGCATCGTGAAGGGCGGGGCAGCAGAGCGCAGCGGGCTGCTCCATGAAGGAGATGAGATCTTGGAGATCAACGGGGTGGAGATCCGGGGGAAGGATGTCAACGAGGTCTTCGACATCCTCGCCGACATGCACGGCAACCTGACCTTCGTCCTCATCCCCAGCCCCCAGACCAAACCCCCGCCCGTCAAGGAGACCGTG GTCCACGTGAAGGCTCACTTTGACTACGACCCATCTGACGACCCGTACGTGCCGTGCAGGGAGCTGGGCCTGTCCTTCCAGAAGGGAGACATCCTCCACATCATCAGCCAGGACGACCCCAACTGGTGGCAGGCCTACAGGGACGGGGACGAAGACAACCAGCCTCTGGCCGGGCTGGTCCCAG GCAAGAGCTTCCAGCAGCAGAGGGAGGCCATGAAGCAGACTATCGAAGAAGACAAGGAGCCAGAGAAGTCAGGGAAGCTATGGTGTGCCAAGAAGAACAAGAAGAAGCGGAAGAAGCTCCTCTTCAACGGCAAGCAGAACGACG ACTATGACAACGAGGAGATCCTGACCTATGAAGAGATGGCTCTCTACCACCAGCCAGCCAATCGCAAGCGTCCAATCGCCCTGATTGGTCCACCCAACTGTGGGCAGAACGAGCTGAGACAGAGGCTGCTGTCCAGCGAGCCGGACAGATTTGGGGGCGCTGTCCCAC ACACGACTCGGAACCGGCGTGACGTGGAGGTGAATGGGAGGGACTACCACTTCGTCTCCCGCCAGGCCTTCGACATGGACGCCGCCGCCGGGAAGTTCATCGAGTCGGGAGAGTTCGAGAAGAACCTGTACGGGACCAGCACCGACTCGGTTCGCCAGCTCATCAACACGGGCAAGATCTGCCTGCTCTGTCTTCACACGCAG tcCTTAAAGACTCTGCGCAGCTCAGACCTGAAGCCTTACATCATTTTCATAGCTCCGCCCTCCCAGGAACGACTGCGAGCCCTCCTGGCCAAGGAGAGCAAGAACCCAAAG CCGGAGGAGCTGCGCGACATCATCGAGAAGGCCCGTGAGATGGAGCAGAACTTCGGCCACCTGTTCGACGCCGCTATCGTGAACACGGACCAGGACAAGGCCTATCAAGAGCTGCTGAGGCTCATCAACAAACTGGACACGGAGCCACAATGGGTCCCCTCTTCCTGGCTGCGCTGA
- the eif2s1a gene encoding eukaryotic translation initiation factor 2 subunit 1a, producing MPSLSCRFYQHRFPEVEDVVMVNVRSIAEMGAYVSLLEYNNIEGMILLSELSRRRIRSINKLIRIGRNECVVVIRVDKEKGYIDLSKRRVSPEEAIKCEDKFTKSKTVYSILRHVAEVLEYTKDEQLESLFTRTAWVFDEKYKRPGYGAYDVFKQAVADPAILDCLDLTEEEKAVLIDNINRRLTPQAVKIRADIEVACYGYEGIDAVKEALRAGLKCSTEAMPIKINLIAPPRYVMTTTTLERTEGLSVLNQAMAVIKEKIEEKRGVFNVQMEAKVVTDTDETELARQLERLERENAEVDGDDEDGEMEAKAED from the exons ATGCCGTCTCTCAGCTGTCGATTCTACCAGCACAGGTTTCCAGAAGTGGAAGATGTGGTGATGGTCAACGTACGCTCTATCGCAGAGATGGGCGCCTATGTCAGCCTACTCGAGTACAACAACATAGAAGGCATGATCCTTCTTAGTGAGTTGTCTCGCAGACGTATACGCTCCATCAATAAACTAATCCGGATCGGACGCAATGAGTGTGTGGTTGTCATCCGAGTGGATAAGGAGAAGG GCTACATTGATCTGTCCAAGAGAAGAGTTTCACCTGAAGAAGCAATCAAGTGTGAAGACAAATTCACCAAATCCAAAACA gtgtacagtatattaagGCATGTGGCTGAGGTTCTGGAGTACACCAAAGATGAGCAACTGGAGAGCCTGTTCACACGCACCGCCTGGGTGTTTGATGAGAAGTACAAGCGACCTGGTTACGGAGCCTACGATGTCTTCAAACAGGCTGTGGC GGACCCAGCCATTTTGGATTGTCTGGACttgacagaggaggagaaggctGTCCTCATTGACAACATTAACAGAAGACTCACCCCACAGGCTGTCAAAATCAGGGCAG ACATTGAGGTGGCCTGCTATGGCTATGAGGGGATTGATGCCGTTAAAGAAGCCCTGagggcagggctgaagtgtTCCACAGAGGCCATGCCCATCAAG ATTAATCTGATAGCCCCTCCACGCTACGTCATGACCACCACCACACTGGAGCGCACCGAAGGTCTCTCTGTTCTCAACCAGGCCATGGCAGTCATCAAAGAGAAGAtcgaggagaagagaggagtctTCAATGTCCAAATGGAG GCAAAGGTTGTGACTGACACTGATGAGACAGAGTTGGCCCGCCAGCTGGAGCGACTGGAGAGGGAGAACGCTGAGGTGGACGGAGACGatgaggatggagagatggaggccaAAGCAGAGGACTAA